The genomic window GTCCGGATCGAACGACGGAACCCCTTCCTGGGTCTCGGCCTCGATCGCGTCCGCCTCCGGGAGGAAGGGCGCGAGCTCCGGGAGCTCGTCCAGGCCGCGCAGGCCCATCCGCTCCAGGAAGTAGTTCGTCGTCCTGTACAGGATCGCACCTGTTTCGGGTTCCGTGCCCGCCTCGTCGACGAGACCGCGCTGGAGGAGGGTGCGCATGACACCGTCGCAGTTCACTCCGCGCACGGCGGAGACGCGCGAACGGCTGACCGGCTGGCGGTACGCGACCACCGCCAGGGTCTCCAGGGCTGCCTGGGTGAGCCGGGCCTGCTGG from Streptomyces formicae includes these protein-coding regions:
- the scpB gene encoding SMC-Scp complex subunit ScpB, whose translation is MSDDLKPELKPALKPALEAVLMVVDEPATEEHLAKILEQPRRAVADALRELADEYTVQGRGFELRLVAGGWRFYTRPEHAPAVERFVLDGQQARLTQAALETLAVVAYRQPVSRSRVSAVRGVNCDGVMRTLLQRGLVDEAGTEPETGAILYRTTNYFLERMGLRGLDELPELAPFLPEADAIEAETQEGVPSFDPDAPDTDDDATTTTEL